One window from the genome of Diospyros lotus cultivar Yz01 chromosome 11, ASM1463336v1, whole genome shotgun sequence encodes:
- the LOC127813681 gene encoding cellulose synthase-like protein H1: MASPASSLPLYQRFTRRNHISRAIELAILFLLLSLLFHRLLSHRIHGFAWLLAFLCESWFTFMWVIVVSTKWNQVEFKTYPHRLLQRKAELLPVDMFVTTADPVLEPPILTVNTVLSLLAVDYPPDKLACYVSDDGGSPLTFYSLVEAAKFARLWVPFCKKYGIQLRAPFRYFSGQSSSSQDALPEFQQERERIQCEYEHLCQIIEDASRRPLPCELVGEFKDFSNIQRGNHPAIVKVIWENKDSGDESVPHLIYISREKRPNHPHNFKAGAMNVLTRVSGVITNAPIMLNLDCDVHVNNSKIILHAMCLLMGIKNEKDCGFVQSPQCFYGGLKDDPFGNQFEVFMQYLAHGFAGIQGSFYQGTNCFHRKKVIYGSSPNDNIQINAKLKNIDALKSIYGSSVELIPSVAETMLSLRTGTSHDDLSGSIEAARTVAGCGYECGTKWGSEVGWMYGSTAEDAQTGICIHGKGWKSAYCTPDPPAFLGSAPTSGPAIMIQHKRWSTGLLEVLFGPKNPLILTLRGRLQFRQALAYLYVLLWGLRSIHELCYAALPAYCIIADTHFLPKVGEPGFLITCFLFFIYNFYTLSEYLRAGLSIRAWWNNQRMWKIVAMNAWLFGALSVGLKLLGISNTVFEVTQKEQPGTDDDKDANAGRFTFNDSPIFIPGTTVLLVNLAALAAVVLGFRPAGGEEGFGMGEIVCSVCVVLFLWAFLKGLFGRGKYGIPLPTIYKSAALATLFVQLSLL, encoded by the exons ATGGCCAGCCCCGCtagctctctccctctctatcaGAGATTCACCCGCAGAAACCACATTTCTCGGGCCATTGAACTTGccatcctcttcctcctcctctctctcctcttccatCGACTCCTGTCTCACAGAATCCATGGATTTGCCTGGCTCCTGGCCTTTCTCTGCGAGTCATGGTTCACTTTCATGTGGGTTATTGTTGTCAGCACCAAGTGGAACCAAGTCGAGTTCAAAACTTACCCTCACCGCCTCTTGCAAAG GAAAGCGGAGCTCCTTCCGGTGGACATGTTTGTGACAACGGCTGATCCAGTCTTGGAGCCGCCAATCCTCACTGTGAACACCGTGCTCTCTTTGTTAGCCGTCGACTACCCGCCTGATAAGCTTGCCTGCTACGTCTCCGACGACGGCGGCTCTCCTCTCACCTTCTACTCGCTGGTTGAAGCCGCAAAGTTTGCCAGGCTCTGGGTTCCTTTCTGCAAGAAGTACGGCATCCAGCTCCGGGCTCCCTTCCGGTACTTTTCCGGTCAGTCCTCGTCTTCTCAGGATGCTTTGCCGGAGTTccagcaagagagagagaggatccAG TGCGAGTATGAACATCTTTGCCAGATAATTGAAGATGCATCCAGAAGGCCTCTTCCTTGTGAGCTCGTTGGCGAGTTTAAGGATTTCTCAAACATACAACGTGGGAATCACCCTGCCATAGTTaag GTTATATGGGAGAATAAAGATTCAGGTGATGAATCAGTGCCACATCTTATCTACATTTCTAGAGAAAAACGCCCCAATCACCCACATAATTTCAAAGCTGGCGCCATGAATGTGCTG ACAAGAGTTTCAGGAGTAATAACAAATGCTCCAATCATGCTAAATCTAGACTGTGACGTGCATGTAAACAATTCCAAAATTATTCTCCATGCAATGTGTTTGTTGATGGGCATCAAGAATGAAAAGGATTGTGGATTTGTTCAATCTCCACAATGCTTCTACGGTGGATTGAAGGATGACCCGTTTGGAAATCAATTTGAGGTCTTCATGCag TACTTGGCGCATGGATTTGCGGGTATTCAAGGATCCTTCTATCAAGGAACGAACTGTTTTCACAGAAAAAAAGTGATCTATGGCTCCTCACCAAATGACAATATTCAAATCAATG CAAAGTTGAAGAACATTGATGCGTTGAAGAGCATTTATGGAAGCTCAGTAGAGCTCATCCCATCAGTTGCTGAGACAATGTTAAGCTTGAGGACTGGCACTTCACACGATGATTTGTCGGGTTCCATAGAGGCAGCTCGCACTGTTGCTGGCTGTGGGTACGAGTGTGGCACCAAATGGGGCAGCGAG GTTGGATGGATGTACGGATCTACAGCGGAAGACGCGCAAACTGGCATTTGCATCCACGGGAAGGGTTGGAAATCAGCCTACTGCACGCCTGACCCACCTGCCTTCTTGGGCAGTGCACCCACTAGTGGGCCTGCAATCATGATCCAACATAAGAGGTGGTCTACTGGGCTCCTTGAAGTTCTGTTCGGCCCGAAAAATCCACTCATCCTTACGCTAAGAGGGAGGCTTCAGTTTCGACAAGCCCTGGCTTACTTATACGTCCTTTTGTGGGGCCTACGATCCATTCACGAACTCTGTTACGCTGCTTTGCCGGCCTATTGTATCATCGCCGACACTCATTTTTTGCCCAAG GTGGGAGAACCAGGCTTCTTGATAACctgcttcctcttcttcatctaCAACTTCTACACTCTATCTGAGTACTTGCGAGCTGGCCTGTCAATCCGCGCCTGGTGGAACAACCAGAGAATGTGGAAGATCGTCGCCATGAACGCCTGGCTCTTCGGAGCTTTGAGCGTCGGCCTCAAGCTCCTCGGAATCTCGAACACTGTCTTCGAAGTCACGCAGAAGGAGCAGCCAGGTACCGACGACGACAAGGATGCCAACGCCGGGAGGTTCACATTCAATGACTCCCCGATATTCATTCCCGGCACAACCGTGTTGCTGGTGAACCTGGCGGCTCTAGCCGCTGTAGTGCTAGGGTTCCGCCCTGCTGGCGGCGAAGAAGGGTTCGGGATGGGGGAGATTGTTTGCAGCGTCTGTGTGGTGCTGTTTCTCTGGGCGTTCTTGAAAGGCTTGTTTGGGAGAGGGAAATATGGGATTCCATTGCCGACCATCTACAAGTCGGCGGCTTTGGCAACGTTGTTTGTGCAGTTGAGTCTTCTGTGA